The stretch of DNA AAACATCTTCGCCCCCGTTCGTGACACATCAGAGCGCCCTTGTGATTGATGGGTTCCCTGTTGACGACGTGCAAGTTGCCAACGAACAACACGCTGTAAAATATCCTCACGCGGAACAAGATCAAAAATAGATTCAGAAACCTTTAATTTACCAGCTTCATGACCATCAAGAGTTTTAATTACAAGATCCATTATTAGGCTCCCTCAACTTCAGAGGTTTCCGTCACCGGAGCAACCATTTCTGTTTTCTCCTTCACAAGACGGCGAATACCAGCAGGCTTTGGAGCATTATCAGGTAGCGGTTTCTTCACGGCATCTCTTACCAAAATCCAAGAACCCTTAGAACCAGAAACAGCACCACGCACTAAAATTAAACCACGCTCAATATCAGTGGAAACAACTTCAATATTTTGTGTTGTTACACGCACCTGCCCCATATGGCCAGCCATTTTTTTCCCTTTAAAAACTTTACCAGGATCTTGGCACTGCCCCGTAGAACCATGAGCACGATGTGTGATCGAATTACCATGGGAAGCGCGGTGCCCACCAAAGTTATGCCTTTTCATAACACCGGCAAATCCCTTACCAATACTGGTGCCCGTCACATCAACGCGCTGTCCTGGGACAAAATGCTCCACTGTAATCTCAGTACCGATATCAAGGAGATTATCGGGGCTTACACGAAACTCTGCTATTTTGGCTTTAGGCTCAACAGAAGCCTTAGCAAAATGTCCACGAAGAGCTTGTGAAGTATTCTTAACCTTAGCAAAGCCTACACCTAATTGAACAGCAGTATAACCATTCTTTTCAACTGTACGCTGAGCAACGACTTGACAATTCTCCAAACGAAGTACTGTCACCGGCACATGCTCACCAGCATCATTATAAATACGGGTCATGCCCAGCTTCTGTGCTATTACACCTGAACGCATCGGGTCTGTTCCTTCTGTCCTCAAACCTCAGAGCTTAATTTCTACATCCACACCAGCAGAAAGATCGAGCTTCATAAGCGCATCCACTGTTTGCGGCGTTGGATCAACAATATCAAGAAGACGCTTATGCGTACGCATTTCAAACTGCTCACGGCTCTTCTTATCGATATGCGGCCCACGATT from Bartonella tribocorum CIP 105476 encodes:
- the rplC gene encoding 50S ribosomal protein L3; amino-acid sequence: MRSGVIAQKLGMTRIYNDAGEHVPVTVLRLENCQVVAQRTVEKNGYTAVQLGVGFAKVKNTSQALRGHFAKASVEPKAKIAEFRVSPDNLLDIGTEITVEHFVPGQRVDVTGTSIGKGFAGVMKRHNFGGHRASHGNSITHRAHGSTGQCQDPGKVFKGKKMAGHMGQVRVTTQNIEVVSTDIERGLILVRGAVSGSKGSWILVRDAVKKPLPDNAPKPAGIRRLVKEKTEMVAPVTETSEVEGA
- the rpsJ gene encoding 30S ribosomal protein S10 is translated as MNSQNIRIRLKAFDHRILDTSTREIVSTAKRTGANVRGPIPLPTRIEKFTVNRGPHIDKKSREQFEMRTHKRLLDIVDPTPQTVDALMKLDLSAGVDVEIKL